A window of the Gossypium hirsutum isolate 1008001.06 chromosome A05, Gossypium_hirsutum_v2.1, whole genome shotgun sequence genome harbors these coding sequences:
- the LOC107949182 gene encoding cystathionine gamma-synthase 1, chloroplastic yields MAVSSCSFLPRVFNAYSSFECRSDPDFSGTQTGEKPRIDSNRRVTASLFCTGGRGLSSLIFRFPPNFVRQLSVKARRNCSNIGVAQVVSASWSNGPTSVYPSSAAAAASQAAAASVPVSDDVAVVEGCIDNDSVQIGDSYDSKTSFLSSDGSITVHAGERLGRGIVTDAITTPVVNTSAYFFKKTQELIDFKEKRHTSFEYGRYGNPTTVVAEEKISALEGAESTLIMASGMCASTVMLMALVPAGGHIVTTTDCYRKTRIFIETILPKMGILATVIDPADVDGLESALNKNKVSLFFTESPTNPFLRCVDIEKVSKLCHSKGTLVCIDGTFATPLNQKALVLGADLVLHSATKFIGGHNDVLAGCISGSEKLVTEIRTLHHILGGTLNPNAAYLIIRGMKTLHLRVQQQNSTALRMAEVLEAHPRVKRVYYPGLPSHPEHEIAKRQMTGFGGVVSFEVDGDLMTTIKFVDALKIPYIAPSFGGCESIVDQPAIMSYWDLSQAERSKYGILDNLIRFSFGVEDFEDLKADILQALETIA; encoded by the exons ATGGCTGTCTCCTCGTGTTCCTTTCTTCCTAGGGTTTTCAATGCTTATTCTTCATTCGAGTGCCGTTCCGATCCCGACTTCTCCGGTACGCAGACCGGGGAGAAGCCTCGCATCGATTCTAACCGACGAGTAACGGCATCGTTGTTTTGTACCGGCGGTCGGGGTTTGTCGTCTTTGATCTTTCGTTTCCCCCCGAACTTCGTCCGCCAGCTCAGCGTCAAGGCTCGCCGCAACTGTAGCAACATCGGTGTCGCGCAAGTTGTCTCGGCTTCGTGGTCGAACGGTCCCACTTCCGTTTACCCCTCCTCGGCGGCGGCTGCTGCTTCTCAGGCAGCCGCAGCCTCCGTTCCCGTCTCTGATGACGTGGCGGTTGTAGAAGGTTGTATTGACAACGATAGTGTACAGATTGGGGATTCATATGATTCCAAGACATCGTTTTTGAGCTCCGATGGGAGCATCACTGTTCATGCTG GTGAAAGATTAGGTCGCGGTATAGTTACTGATGCAATTACTACTCCAGTGGTTAATACTTCTGCATATTTCTTTAAGAAAACTCAGGAGCTTATTGACTTCAAG GAAAAACGCCATACAAGTTTTGAATATGGGCGGTATGGAAATCCAACCACTGTGGTTGCAGAGGAGAAGATAAG TGCACTTGAGGGGGCTGAGTCGACCCTGATTATGGCATCTGGAATGTGTGCTAGCACAGTCATGCTGATGGCATTGGTTCCTGCTGGCGGACATATTGTGACAACAACAGATTGCTACAGAAAAACTAGGATATTCATTGAGACCATCCTACCTAAAATGGGAATCTTG GCTACTGTTATTGACCCTGCAGATGTGGATGGACTGGAGTCTGCACTCAACAAGAACAAA gtttctcttttctttaccgAGTCTCCAACAAATCCGTTCCTTAGATGTGTTGACATAGAAAAAGTTTCAAAGTTGTGTCACAGCAAAGGAACACTTGTCTGCATTGATGGTACCTTTGCTACACCTCTTAATCAAAAGGCCCTCGTTCTTGGTGCTGATCTTGTTTTGCACTCTGCAACAAAATTTATTGGTGGACACAATGAT GTCCTTGCTGGTTGTATAAGTGGTTCTGAGAAGTTGGTTACAGAAATTCGTACTTTGCATCATATTTTGGGTGGTACTCTCAACCCA AATGCTGCGTATCTAATCATCAGAGGCATGAAGACACTGCATCTTCGTGTACAGCAACAAAATTCAACAGCATTAAGGATGGCCGAAGTTTTAGAGGCACATCCTAGG GTGAAACGCGTCTATTATCCAGGCTTGCCTAGTCATCCTGAACATGAAATTGCCAAGCGGCAAATGACTGGCTTTGGTGGTGTGGTCAGTTTTGAG GTGGATGGAGATCTCATGACCACCATCAAGTTTGTTGATGCATTGAAGATACCATACATTGCTCCATCATTTGGTGGCTGTGAAAGCATTGTTGATCAGCCAGCTATAATGTCCTACTG GGATCTTAGCCAAGCTGAGAGGAGCAAGTACGGGATTTTGGATAACTTGATTCGATTCAGCTTCGGGGTTGAAGACTTCGAAGATTTGAAGGCCGATATACTGCAGGCCCTGGAGACCATAGCTTAA